In Penaeus monodon isolate SGIC_2016 chromosome 7, NSTDA_Pmon_1, whole genome shotgun sequence, the following are encoded in one genomic region:
- the LOC119575416 gene encoding mucin-2-like isoform X1, whose product MILVVLALCFVLGIGQEASLEKISDGIDISRPIDITEDSDLETMPLRQSVKVNIKPLSEISQELRSHERTLERDHGDVLREREMERAIAKERQMERDSERQRERELAAERERARVRDREREAAIEREREAERDRETGRQSDHERNREIEAKRERDREERRGTPTTLERRRGEFDPHRPTNQFISASEAERQRERDRQEEIEREIRKAEQKKEALRNKSLVSASYEVRPSGRVVDNWRNDDDRIRQAERERAIQRERERNEKSHRRDDGNGQRERDRDQRRGGGSARDHDHKHDGHRFSHEKPPILIIEEVPNDSTSGEHTNRRPVWRGRPNNNERYRGPGGSQRPIQDPRAPDRHPVLPRPSITNLDRRPGRPDYPSKYDEVHLDILHEHFPHHDHHGGVVKPIPIPPPPPPPVPIPVPVPVPAPDPGLILQQQLGQALLTKHAIEAGVLTKAATLGVLGAIKAGAAAHLGALGAGAAVSNIKHAVKDKLKTHLKHKVAQTIAGGVAVPAGLHALKVHTQLKGAHHQLRKAREAILLKLLLLRPYFKHVGPTYIIPPELPDIPIGVHLTPVQVEQLPRIYIDQVPHSDAFAPIHIPELKDVIEPPLEAEYVEYMLGLPENIFSTVTSMSKREFLVTLFPRLYRDSVRDLDPVEFTTPVYIPSKTDTSSYSVPPVYEPPEVLKSTYDVPTATPVYTPPRITPHHVSSPRPPPPLYSVPSTPASAYGPPPITTPRPPPPIVIKSPKPIITTTHRPIITTTHTPIITTHNPIITTTFKPAITTTFAPSPPSPSYGPPPQLPPQPPPPVYGPPPQPPPPVYGPPPQPPPPVYGPPPQPPSLDYGPPATPSELVVVNHVDCHDHDDPHVPVEHHHVHHHVHVSDDAQHRDPFIAPEGPIIAPEINVAFDQAPVLTTHHTPTLSTPLPPIFTTSHTPHFTTVRPLDNFLNGSHTESTHFGEYHVTTTEDGSQELPHSPGPFRVFTPGPSHVSSTVPIHVSTPEPVVVTSPGPIHITTEAPLHTSVHATTPDLVLNSHVTPAPNFFDTLVPNHSELGSIHVTTPDGTHHTPGPIHITTGDPHHFPDHIHITSPNPIHVKNDVFKASEIDPFNLPTHTQPDHVLATTLGSVSIQPHGSPESVRVGKYIPPHKPDFFRAGEHHFGNVQDHVIGSVHTTTHIPSDVFKPIHTTTALPHHSPGLDHESIQLTISESDYKAGPIHVTISEPAYEGGPIHVTTSQPHLSQKPENVHHTTHRPHFVHHSTHNPDHVFQSTHKPDPIFHSTLKPHGHEHIFHSTHKPDHTIHTTPDTIFRSTYKPDREHHTTHKPDQVRHVHHPTHTPDHLHSIRRPDHVLHTTQRPGHVHHSTQRPGHVHHSTQGPGHVHHSTYKPDHIFHSTHKPQGVPEVIHVVTQEPPLSTHHISTVNPLLGGVVLPIEHHSIKTTVKPDRRPGIPVTTSTVVVGVGVRPHGSESQFFTPVSSTVHPPFSPITPLFPATTVGTPITSTYAVVPSAATTPSSIPSSTQFTTIRPPLTSIASVLPITTSSYADIGPTSSEPPGILTSTYSSIFPFTPTRIIPTSPKPTFTTTTRPFPTTLRPTVITTSRPLPTTNRPSIITTSRPIPTTKRPTIYTTFRSFPTTIRPAIVPTTYPTTQRPTIITTLRPFTTTRRRPSTTPKPPFVIPSAVPSVPTPFDPATTPVFTVTEIPATTTSSTVFQLSPTVIGNGQFEIEDNTFPPRPLESDEIDILDNLDLNIDVSTERLSFLDVGKDLTRHPGTDANDDVHVLSPFTKRKGNATENNQEHADDDPFGLYTDYMDKILNRSPDSTATDESLTAQDNDDDDPFGLYTDYMDRLLSQSSESSSHATNTRRLVTGTSAIYTTTTTAPIRGETSYTQVVL is encoded by the exons ATGATCCTTGTTGTCCTCGCTCTGTGCTTCGTCCTCGGCATCGGCCAAGAAGCTTCTTTAGAGAAGATATCTGATGGCATCGATATCTCACGGCCCATCGATATCACCGAAGATTCTGACTTGGAGACCATGCCTTTGCGACAAAGCGTAAAGGTGAATATAAAACCACTCAGTGAGATCTCCCAGGAACTCCGGAGCCACGAGAGGACTCTGGAGAGAGACCATGGCGACGTGcttagagagagggaaatggaaagagcaATAGCAAAGGAGAGGCAGATGGAACGCGATagcgagagacaaagggagagggaactTGCcgctgaaagagaaagagcaagagtacgagacagagagagagaagcggccattgagagggaaagagaagcagaacgagacagagaaacaggacGACAGTCGGACCACGAGCGGAACAGAGAAATCGAAGCGAAGAGGGAGCGAGATCGGGAAGAGAGGCGAGGCACACCTACCACGCTTGAAAGGAGACGAGGAGAATTTGACCCTCACAGACCAACTAATCAATTCATCTCAGCCAGTGAAGCAGAAAGGCAAAGAGAACGAGACCGACAGGAGGAGATCGAACGAGAGATCAGAAAAGCCGAACAGAAGAAAGAGGCCCTACGAAATAAGTCTTTGGTCAGTGCTTCGTATGAAGTCCGACCGTCCGGCAGGGTAGTCGACAACTGGAGGAACGATGATGACAGGATAAGGCAAGCTGAGCGCGAGAGGGCAATCCAGAGGGAGCGAGAGCGAAACGAAAAGTCGCACCGAAGAGATGACGGAAAtggtcagagagaaagagaccgagaccAGCGTCGAGGAGGAGGCTCTGCAAGAGACCATGATCATAAGCACGACGGGCATCGGTTCAGCCATGAGAAACCTCCTATTCTGATCATCGAGGAAGTGCCAAATGACTCCACTAGCGGAGAGCACACGAACAGACGCCCAGTGTGGAGGGGGAGACCGAATAACAACGAGAGGTACAGAGGCCCCGGCGGCTCTCAGAGACCGATTCAGGACCCACGAGCGCCTGACAGACATCCTGTTCTTCCGCGACCCAGCATCACAAACTTGGACCGTCGCCCTGGCCGCCCTGACTATCCGTCGAAATATGATGAAGTGCATTTAGATATTCTCCATGAGCATTTCCCTCATCATGACCATCATGGCGGCGTTGTAAAGCCCATTCCCATTCCACCCCCGCCACCCCCACCTGTGCCGATTCCCGTCCCCGTCCCGGTTCCGGCCCCAGATCCCGGTCTGATTCTGCAGCAGCAGCTGGGTCAGGCCTTACTCACGAAACATGCCATCGAGGCAGGGGTGTTAACGAAGGCCGCAACGTTGGGAGTCTTAGGAGCCATTAAAGCCGGAGCCGCGGCTCACCTGGGGGCACTGGGAGCCGGTGCCGCCGTCAGTAATATCAAGCACGCTGTCAAGGACAAGCTGAAGACGCACCTGAAGCACAAGGTGGCGCAGACGATTGCCGGTGGAGTGGCAGTTCCAGCTGGTCTTCATGCTCTCAAGGTGCACACTCAGCTCAAAGGAGCACATCATCAGCTGCGTAAAGCGCGTGAGGCCATCTTACTCAAGCTCCTTTTGCTCAG GCCATACTTTAAGCATGTCGGCCCCACCTACATCATACCCCCCGAATTGCCTGACATACCTATTGGAGTTCATCTGACACCAGTTCAAGTGGAACAGCTGCCAAGGATATACATTGAC CAGGTGCCCCACAGTGATGCGTTTGCCCCTATCCACATCCCCGAGCTCAAGGATGTGATAGAGCCGCCCTTGGAAGCCGAATACGTGGAGTACATGCTCGGTTTGCCTGAGAACATCTTCTCTACCGTCACAAGCAT GTCAAAGCGAGAGTTCTTGGTGACTTTATTCCCGCGTCTCTACCGCGATTCGGTTCGTGATCTGGATCCTGTTGAATTCACAACGCCCGTGTATATCCCCAGCAAGACGGACACTTCCTCGTACAGTGTCCCGCCCGTGTATGAGCCACCTGAAGTACTCAAATCTACCTACGATGTACCAACTGCAACGCCAGTCTACACACCGCCACGCATAACGCCTCACCATGTGTCCTCTCCCAGGCCGCCACCTCCCCTCTACAGTGTACCGTCGACACCAGCTTCTGCTTATGGACCTCCGCCCATCACCACACCCAGGCCTCCACCGCCCATTGTCATCAAGTCTCCTAAacctatcatcaccaccacccacagacccatcatcaccaccacccacacgccaatcatcaccacacacaaccccatcatCACCACGACCTTCAAACCTGCTATCACAACTACCTTCGCCCCATCACCACCTTCGCCTTCGTATGGACCGCCCCCACAACTGCCCCCTCAACCGCCCCCTCCTGTCTACGGACCGCCTCCTCAGCCGCCCCCACCTGTCTACGGACCGCCCCCTCAACCGCCCCCGCCTGTCTATGGACCTCCTCCTCAACCGCCCTCTCTTGATTACGGACCACCAGCCACGCCCTCTGAGCTTGTAGTCGTCAATCACGTCGACTGCCACGACCACGACGACCCGCACGTTCCTGTGGAACATCATCACGTCCACCATCACGTCCATGTTAGTGACGATGCCCAACATCGGGATCCTTTCATCGCGCCGGAG GGACCCATCATAGCACCAGAAATCAACGTGGCCTTTGACCAAGCACCTGTGCTGACAACCCACCATACGCCCACGCTCTCTACTCCCCTACCGCCCATCTTCACCACAAGCCACACGCCTCACTTCACGACAGTACGACCGCTTGATAACTTTCTGAATGGAAGCCACACAGAAAGCACTCACTTCGGAGAGTACCACGTCACCACCACAGAAGATGGTAGCCAAGAGTTACCTCACTCACCTGGCCCTTTCCGGGTATTCACTCCCGGCCCGTCCCACGTCTCATCAACTGTGCCCATCCATGTATCAACCCCTGAACCTGTAGTTGTCACATCGCCCGGACCTATTCACATAACTACAGAAGCACCGCTTCATACGTCAGTTCACGCAACTACACCCGATCTTGTTCTGAATTCGCACGTCACACCAGCCCCCAACTTTTTCGATACACTTGTTCCGAACCATTCCGAACTAGGTTCCATTCACGTGACCACACCTGACGGCACCCACCACACGCCTGGCCCAATTCACATAACTACAGGAGATCCACACCATTTTCCTGATCATATCCACATTACATCCCCTAATCCCATCCACGTAAAGAATGATGTCTTCAAGGCTTCTGAGATTGATCCATTTAActtaccgacacacacacagcccgACCACGTCCTCGCAACAACGCTCGGCTCCGTTAGTATTCAACCTCATGGCAGCCCTGAATCCGTCCGTGTGGGCAAGTACATACCCCCTCATAAACCCGACTTCTTCAGGGCAGGTGAACATCACTTTGGGAATGTTCAAGATCACGTGATTGGCTCTGTTCATACCACGACACACATTCCAAGTGACGTATTTAAGCCTATCCACACAACTACCGCCTTGCCACACCACTCGCCCGGGTTGGATCATGAGTCCATTCAGCTGACCATTTCCGAGTCGGATTATAAGGCTGGGCCTATTCACGTCACTATATCAGAACCGGCATATGAAGGCGGCCCTATTCATGTCACAACATCCCAGCCGCACTTAAGCCAAAAACCTGAGAATGTGCACCACACGACCCATAGGCCCCATTTTGTACACCACTCAACCCATAACCCTGACCACGTATTCCAGTCAACTCACAAGCCTGACCCTATATTCCATTCAACCCTCAAGCCGCACGGACATGAACATATATTCCACTCGACACATAAACCTGACCATACAATCCACACAACACCTGACACTATATTCCGCTCAACCTACAAACCTGATCGTGAACACCATACCACTCACAAACCAGACCAAGTACGCCATGTACACCATCCCACTCACACACCAGACCATTTACATTCCATCCGCAGACCAGATCATGTACTCCATACCACTCAAAGGCCAGGCCATGTACACCATTCCACCCAAAGACCAGGCCATGTACACCACTCCACCCAAGGACCAGGCCATGTGCACCATTCCACTTACAAACCCGATCACATATTCcactccacacacaaaccacaaggAGTGCCAGAAGTCATACATGTAGTGACACAGGAACCGCCGCTGTCGACGCACCACATCTCCACTGTCAACCCTCTGCTCGGGGGTGTCGTTCTGCCGATTGAACATCACTCCATCAAGACTACTG TCAAGCCAGATCGACGCCCAGGCATACCAGTAACCACCTCGACTGTGGTCGTGGGCGTTGGCGTGAGACCCCATGGAAGCGAGAGTCAGTTCTTCACGCCCGTCTCCTCCACAGTGCATCCTCCATTCTCGCCCATCACGCCTCTTTTCCCCGCAACCACCGTCGGCACACCCATCACGTCCACCTACGCCGTGGTACCCTCCGCCGCAACGACGCCTTCTAGCATCCCCTCCTCCACACAATTCACGACCATTCGCCCTCCGCTGACATCAATAGCCTCAGTCTTGCCCATAACGACTTCATCTTACGCCGATATCGGGCCCACCAGCAGCGAACCACCGGGCATCCTGACCAGTACGTACTCCTCCATCTTTCCATTCACCCCAACGCGGATCATCCCGACCTCTCCAAAGCCTACATTCACAACCACGACGCGACCTTTCCCTACCACTCTCAGGCCAACTGTAATTACCACATCGCGCCCACTACCCACCACAAACAGGCCCTCCATCATCACCACATCTCGCCCTATCCCTACCACGAAAAGACCAACCATTTACACGACATTCCGGTCTTTCCCGACAACCATTCGCCCTGCCATCGTACCCACCACTTACCCCACCACCCAGAGGCCAACCATTATAACCACCCTCCGTCCCTTCACAACAACGCGACGGCGGCCCAGCACGACGCCCAAGCCTCCCTTCGTAATCCCGAGCGCTGTCCCGTCCGTTCCGACGCCGTTCGATCCCGCCACGACGCCGGTATTCACGGTCACGGAAATTCCGGCGACGACGACGTCTAGCACCGTATTCCAGCTCTCCCCCACTGTGATCGGGAACGGACAGTTTGAGATCGAGGACAACACGTTCCCGCCGCGACCTCTAGAAAG CGACGAGATCGATATCCTGGACAACCTCGACCTAAATATTGACGTCTCAACGGAAAGGCTGTCGTTCCTGGACGTCGGGAAAGATTTGACCCGGCACCCTGGCACGGACGCGAACGATGACGTGCACGTTCTCTCGCCGTTcacgaagaggaaaggaaatgccACAGAGAACAATCAG GAGCACGCAGACGATGACCCCTTTGGATTGTACACAGATTACATGGACAAGATCCTAAATCGAAGTCCAGACTCAACCGCCACTGATGAGTCCTTAACTGCTCAG gataacgacgatgatgatccCTTCGGCCTGTACACAGACTACATGGATAGGCTCCTCAGTCAAAGTTCCGAATCCTCCTCCCACGCCACCAACACTCGCCGCTTAGTCACAGGAACCTCTGCTAtttacaccaccacaaccacagcgCCCATACGTGGCGAGACCTCTTACACACAGGTTGTTTTATAA
- the LOC119575416 gene encoding mucin-2-like isoform X3 gives MILVVLALCFVLGIGQEASLEKISDGIDISRPIDITEDSDLETMPLRQSVKVNIKPLSEISQELRSHERTLERDHGDVLREREMERAIAKERQMERDSERQRERELAAERERARVRDREREAAIEREREAERDRETGRQSDHERNREIEAKRERDREERRGTPTTLERRRGEFDPHRPTNQFISASEAERQRERDRQEEIEREIRKAEQKKEALRNKSLVSASYEVRPSGRVVDNWRNDDDRIRQAERERAIQRERERNEKSHRRDDGNGQRERDRDQRRGGGSARDHDHKHDGHRFSHEKPPILIIEEVPNDSTSGEHTNRRPVWRGRPNNNERYRGPGGSQRPIQDPRAPDRHPVLPRPSITNLDRRPGRPDYPSKYDEVHLDILHEHFPHHDHHGGVVKPIPIPPPPPPPVPIPVPVPVPAPDPGLILQQQLGQALLTKHAIEAGVLTKAATLGVLGAIKAGAAAHLGALGAGAAVSNIKHAVKDKLKTHLKHKVAQTIAGGVAVPAGLHALKVHTQLKGAHHQLRKAREAILLKLLLLRPYFKHVGPTYIIPPELPDIPIGVHLTPVQVEQLPRIYIDQVPHSDAFAPIHIPELKDVIEPPLEAEYVEYMLGLPENIFSTVTSMSKREFLVTLFPRLYRDSVRDLDPVEFTTPVYIPSKTDTSSYSVPPVYEPPEVLKSTYDVPTATPVYTPPRITPHHVSSPRPPPPLYSVPSTPASAYGPPPITTPRPPPPIVIKSPKPIITTTHRPIITTTHTPIITTHNPIITTTFKPAITTTFAPSPPSPSYGPPPQLPPQPPPPVYGPPPQPPPPVYGPPPQPPPPVYGPPPQPPSLDYGPPATPSELVVVNHVDCHDHDDPHVPVEHHHVHHHVHVSDDAQHRDPFIAPEGPIIAPEINVAFDQAPVLTTHHTPTLSTPLPPIFTTSHTPHFTTVRPLDNFLNGSHTESTHFGEYHVTTTEDGSQELPHSPGPFRVFTPGPSHVSSTVPIHVSTPEPVVVTSPGPIHITTEAPLHTSVHATTPDLVLNSHVTPAPNFFDTLVPNHSELGSIHVTTPDGTHHTPGPIHITTGDPHHFPDHIHITSPNPIHVKNDVFKASEIDPFNLPTHTQPDHVLATTLGSVSIQPHGSPESVRVGKYIPPHKPDFFRAGEHHFGNVQDHVIGSVHTTTHIPSDVFKPIHTTTALPHHSPGLDHESIQLTISESDYKAGPIHVTISEPAYEGGPIHVTTSQPHLSQKPENVHHTTHRPHFVHHSTHNPDHVFQSTHKPDPIFHSTLKPHGHEHIFHSTHKPDHTIHTTPDTIFRSTYKPDREHHTTHKPDQVRHVHHPTHTPDHLHSIRRPDHVLHTTQRPGHVHHSTQRPGHVHHSTQGPGHVHHSTYKPDHIFHSTHKPQGVPEVIHVVTQEPPLSTHHISTVNPLLGGVVLPIEHHSIKTTVKPDRRPGIPVTTSTVVVGVGVRPHGSESQFFTPVSSTVHPPFSPITPLFPATTVGTPITSTYAVVPSAATTPSSIPSSTQFTTIRPPLTSIASVLPITTSSYADIGPTSSEPPGILTSTYSSIFPFTPTRIIPTSPKPTFTTTTRPFPTTLRPTVITTSRPLPTTNRPSIITTSRPIPTTKRPTIYTTFRSFPTTIRPAIVPTTYPTTQRPTIITTLRPFTTTRRRPSTTPKPPFVIPSAVPSVPTPFDPATTPVFTVTEIPATTTSSTVFQLSPTVIGNGQFEIEDNTFPPRPLESDEIDILDNLDLNIDVSTERLSFLDVGKDLTRHPGTDANDDVHVLSPFTKRKGNATENNQVAPPPGPPSPPARASASG, from the exons ATGATCCTTGTTGTCCTCGCTCTGTGCTTCGTCCTCGGCATCGGCCAAGAAGCTTCTTTAGAGAAGATATCTGATGGCATCGATATCTCACGGCCCATCGATATCACCGAAGATTCTGACTTGGAGACCATGCCTTTGCGACAAAGCGTAAAGGTGAATATAAAACCACTCAGTGAGATCTCCCAGGAACTCCGGAGCCACGAGAGGACTCTGGAGAGAGACCATGGCGACGTGcttagagagagggaaatggaaagagcaATAGCAAAGGAGAGGCAGATGGAACGCGATagcgagagacaaagggagagggaactTGCcgctgaaagagaaagagcaagagtacgagacagagagagagaagcggccattgagagggaaagagaagcagaacgagacagagaaacaggacGACAGTCGGACCACGAGCGGAACAGAGAAATCGAAGCGAAGAGGGAGCGAGATCGGGAAGAGAGGCGAGGCACACCTACCACGCTTGAAAGGAGACGAGGAGAATTTGACCCTCACAGACCAACTAATCAATTCATCTCAGCCAGTGAAGCAGAAAGGCAAAGAGAACGAGACCGACAGGAGGAGATCGAACGAGAGATCAGAAAAGCCGAACAGAAGAAAGAGGCCCTACGAAATAAGTCTTTGGTCAGTGCTTCGTATGAAGTCCGACCGTCCGGCAGGGTAGTCGACAACTGGAGGAACGATGATGACAGGATAAGGCAAGCTGAGCGCGAGAGGGCAATCCAGAGGGAGCGAGAGCGAAACGAAAAGTCGCACCGAAGAGATGACGGAAAtggtcagagagaaagagaccgagaccAGCGTCGAGGAGGAGGCTCTGCAAGAGACCATGATCATAAGCACGACGGGCATCGGTTCAGCCATGAGAAACCTCCTATTCTGATCATCGAGGAAGTGCCAAATGACTCCACTAGCGGAGAGCACACGAACAGACGCCCAGTGTGGAGGGGGAGACCGAATAACAACGAGAGGTACAGAGGCCCCGGCGGCTCTCAGAGACCGATTCAGGACCCACGAGCGCCTGACAGACATCCTGTTCTTCCGCGACCCAGCATCACAAACTTGGACCGTCGCCCTGGCCGCCCTGACTATCCGTCGAAATATGATGAAGTGCATTTAGATATTCTCCATGAGCATTTCCCTCATCATGACCATCATGGCGGCGTTGTAAAGCCCATTCCCATTCCACCCCCGCCACCCCCACCTGTGCCGATTCCCGTCCCCGTCCCGGTTCCGGCCCCAGATCCCGGTCTGATTCTGCAGCAGCAGCTGGGTCAGGCCTTACTCACGAAACATGCCATCGAGGCAGGGGTGTTAACGAAGGCCGCAACGTTGGGAGTCTTAGGAGCCATTAAAGCCGGAGCCGCGGCTCACCTGGGGGCACTGGGAGCCGGTGCCGCCGTCAGTAATATCAAGCACGCTGTCAAGGACAAGCTGAAGACGCACCTGAAGCACAAGGTGGCGCAGACGATTGCCGGTGGAGTGGCAGTTCCAGCTGGTCTTCATGCTCTCAAGGTGCACACTCAGCTCAAAGGAGCACATCATCAGCTGCGTAAAGCGCGTGAGGCCATCTTACTCAAGCTCCTTTTGCTCAG GCCATACTTTAAGCATGTCGGCCCCACCTACATCATACCCCCCGAATTGCCTGACATACCTATTGGAGTTCATCTGACACCAGTTCAAGTGGAACAGCTGCCAAGGATATACATTGAC CAGGTGCCCCACAGTGATGCGTTTGCCCCTATCCACATCCCCGAGCTCAAGGATGTGATAGAGCCGCCCTTGGAAGCCGAATACGTGGAGTACATGCTCGGTTTGCCTGAGAACATCTTCTCTACCGTCACAAGCAT GTCAAAGCGAGAGTTCTTGGTGACTTTATTCCCGCGTCTCTACCGCGATTCGGTTCGTGATCTGGATCCTGTTGAATTCACAACGCCCGTGTATATCCCCAGCAAGACGGACACTTCCTCGTACAGTGTCCCGCCCGTGTATGAGCCACCTGAAGTACTCAAATCTACCTACGATGTACCAACTGCAACGCCAGTCTACACACCGCCACGCATAACGCCTCACCATGTGTCCTCTCCCAGGCCGCCACCTCCCCTCTACAGTGTACCGTCGACACCAGCTTCTGCTTATGGACCTCCGCCCATCACCACACCCAGGCCTCCACCGCCCATTGTCATCAAGTCTCCTAAacctatcatcaccaccacccacagacccatcatcaccaccacccacacgccaatcatcaccacacacaaccccatcatCACCACGACCTTCAAACCTGCTATCACAACTACCTTCGCCCCATCACCACCTTCGCCTTCGTATGGACCGCCCCCACAACTGCCCCCTCAACCGCCCCCTCCTGTCTACGGACCGCCTCCTCAGCCGCCCCCACCTGTCTACGGACCGCCCCCTCAACCGCCCCCGCCTGTCTATGGACCTCCTCCTCAACCGCCCTCTCTTGATTACGGACCACCAGCCACGCCCTCTGAGCTTGTAGTCGTCAATCACGTCGACTGCCACGACCACGACGACCCGCACGTTCCTGTGGAACATCATCACGTCCACCATCACGTCCATGTTAGTGACGATGCCCAACATCGGGATCCTTTCATCGCGCCGGAG GGACCCATCATAGCACCAGAAATCAACGTGGCCTTTGACCAAGCACCTGTGCTGACAACCCACCATACGCCCACGCTCTCTACTCCCCTACCGCCCATCTTCACCACAAGCCACACGCCTCACTTCACGACAGTACGACCGCTTGATAACTTTCTGAATGGAAGCCACACAGAAAGCACTCACTTCGGAGAGTACCACGTCACCACCACAGAAGATGGTAGCCAAGAGTTACCTCACTCACCTGGCCCTTTCCGGGTATTCACTCCCGGCCCGTCCCACGTCTCATCAACTGTGCCCATCCATGTATCAACCCCTGAACCTGTAGTTGTCACATCGCCCGGACCTATTCACATAACTACAGAAGCACCGCTTCATACGTCAGTTCACGCAACTACACCCGATCTTGTTCTGAATTCGCACGTCACACCAGCCCCCAACTTTTTCGATACACTTGTTCCGAACCATTCCGAACTAGGTTCCATTCACGTGACCACACCTGACGGCACCCACCACACGCCTGGCCCAATTCACATAACTACAGGAGATCCACACCATTTTCCTGATCATATCCACATTACATCCCCTAATCCCATCCACGTAAAGAATGATGTCTTCAAGGCTTCTGAGATTGATCCATTTAActtaccgacacacacacagcccgACCACGTCCTCGCAACAACGCTCGGCTCCGTTAGTATTCAACCTCATGGCAGCCCTGAATCCGTCCGTGTGGGCAAGTACATACCCCCTCATAAACCCGACTTCTTCAGGGCAGGTGAACATCACTTTGGGAATGTTCAAGATCACGTGATTGGCTCTGTTCATACCACGACACACATTCCAAGTGACGTATTTAAGCCTATCCACACAACTACCGCCTTGCCACACCACTCGCCCGGGTTGGATCATGAGTCCATTCAGCTGACCATTTCCGAGTCGGATTATAAGGCTGGGCCTATTCACGTCACTATATCAGAACCGGCATATGAAGGCGGCCCTATTCATGTCACAACATCCCAGCCGCACTTAAGCCAAAAACCTGAGAATGTGCACCACACGACCCATAGGCCCCATTTTGTACACCACTCAACCCATAACCCTGACCACGTATTCCAGTCAACTCACAAGCCTGACCCTATATTCCATTCAACCCTCAAGCCGCACGGACATGAACATATATTCCACTCGACACATAAACCTGACCATACAATCCACACAACACCTGACACTATATTCCGCTCAACCTACAAACCTGATCGTGAACACCATACCACTCACAAACCAGACCAAGTACGCCATGTACACCATCCCACTCACACACCAGACCATTTACATTCCATCCGCAGACCAGATCATGTACTCCATACCACTCAAAGGCCAGGCCATGTACACCATTCCACCCAAAGACCAGGCCATGTACACCACTCCACCCAAGGACCAGGCCATGTGCACCATTCCACTTACAAACCCGATCACATATTCcactccacacacaaaccacaaggAGTGCCAGAAGTCATACATGTAGTGACACAGGAACCGCCGCTGTCGACGCACCACATCTCCACTGTCAACCCTCTGCTCGGGGGTGTCGTTCTGCCGATTGAACATCACTCCATCAAGACTACTG TCAAGCCAGATCGACGCCCAGGCATACCAGTAACCACCTCGACTGTGGTCGTGGGCGTTGGCGTGAGACCCCATGGAAGCGAGAGTCAGTTCTTCACGCCCGTCTCCTCCACAGTGCATCCTCCATTCTCGCCCATCACGCCTCTTTTCCCCGCAACCACCGTCGGCACACCCATCACGTCCACCTACGCCGTGGTACCCTCCGCCGCAACGACGCCTTCTAGCATCCCCTCCTCCACACAATTCACGACCATTCGCCCTCCGCTGACATCAATAGCCTCAGTCTTGCCCATAACGACTTCATCTTACGCCGATATCGGGCCCACCAGCAGCGAACCACCGGGCATCCTGACCAGTACGTACTCCTCCATCTTTCCATTCACCCCAACGCGGATCATCCCGACCTCTCCAAAGCCTACATTCACAACCACGACGCGACCTTTCCCTACCACTCTCAGGCCAACTGTAATTACCACATCGCGCCCACTACCCACCACAAACAGGCCCTCCATCATCACCACATCTCGCCCTATCCCTACCACGAAAAGACCAACCATTTACACGACATTCCGGTCTTTCCCGACAACCATTCGCCCTGCCATCGTACCCACCACTTACCCCACCACCCAGAGGCCAACCATTATAACCACCCTCCGTCCCTTCACAACAACGCGACGGCGGCCCAGCACGACGCCCAAGCCTCCCTTCGTAATCCCGAGCGCTGTCCCGTCCGTTCCGACGCCGTTCGATCCCGCCACGACGCCGGTATTCACGGTCACGGAAATTCCGGCGACGACGACGTCTAGCACCGTATTCCAGCTCTCCCCCACTGTGATCGGGAACGGACAGTTTGAGATCGAGGACAACACGTTCCCGCCGCGACCTCTAGAAAG CGACGAGATCGATATCCTGGACAACCTCGACCTAAATATTGACGTCTCAACGGAAAGGCTGTCGTTCCTGGACGTCGGGAAAGATTTGACCCGGCACCCTGGCACGGACGCGAACGATGACGTGCACGTTCTCTCGCCGTTcacgaagaggaaaggaaatgccACAGAGAACAATCAG GTGGCGCCCCCGCccggccctccctccccccccgcccgcgCTTCCGCAAGCGGTTAA